A genomic window from SAR202 cluster bacterium includes:
- the folK gene encoding 2-amino-4-hydroxy-6-hydroxymethyldihydropteridine diphosphokinase: MLTDAYLGLGSNLGDRRANILEGLERLRERFGDVKASSIYETDPVGFAGQPPFMNAACRLWTDLDAFSLLSEIQKMQVVWGKRRAFVNGPRTLDIDILVFGRAVFSTPNLTVPHPRMAQRQFVLLPLSEIAPGLVHPVLGVTVRDLLDSL; this comes from the coding sequence ATGCTAACTGACGCGTACCTGGGGCTGGGCTCCAACCTGGGGGACCGCCGCGCAAACATCCTCGAAGGCCTTGAGCGGCTGCGGGAGCGGTTCGGGGATGTGAAGGCGTCGTCGATTTACGAGACCGATCCGGTGGGGTTTGCGGGACAGCCGCCGTTCATGAACGCAGCGTGCAGACTGTGGACGGACCTTGATGCTTTCTCGCTGCTGTCCGAGATACAGAAAATGCAAGTTGTGTGGGGCAAGCGGCGGGCCTTCGTGAACGGGCCGCGAACGCTGGACATCGATATCCTCGTCTTCGGCCGCGCCGTCTTCTCAACCCCTAATCTCACCGTGCCTCACCCGCGGATGGCCCAGCGTCAATTCGTCCTGCTACCGCTATCCGAGATCGCCCCGGGGCTTGTCCACCCGGTGCTGGGGGTAACGGTAAGAGACCTACTCGATTCGTTGTAG
- a CDS encoding Trm112 family protein translates to MKPELVKILACPVCRGTLKLQVTTEEDGEVVEGTLTCQSCKEAYPIKDTIPNLLPPNLRD, encoded by the coding sequence ATGAAGCCCGAACTGGTTAAGATACTCGCCTGCCCCGTTTGCCGGGGCACGCTGAAGTTGCAGGTAACAACGGAGGAAGACGGCGAGGTTGTGGAAGGCACGCTGACATGCCAGTCCTGCAAAGAGGCTTACCCCATCAAGGACACGATTCCCAACCTGCTCCCGCCGAACCTCAGGGATTGA
- a CDS encoding TlpA family protein disulfide reductase, producing MTLRRRGSPPVSFLLNERRQLRRTVKHFWYLRVLCLAAAALGAIACNNDTATGPDATGTLAAAKAAPELTIAAFANENYQAGQQVSLASFAGKPVVVNFWYPSCPPCALEMPHFKRTYEKHRDDGVEFIGVQLVGLDSVADGQKFVDDLDLQYSVGPDAKGEIVRSYNVVTFPTTVFLDRDHKIVRTWAGALTEEKLEELVAQLLQ from the coding sequence GTGACACTGCGCCGGAGGGGTAGTCCGCCAGTAAGTTTCTTGCTAAACGAAAGACGACAATTGAGGCGAACTGTGAAGCACTTTTGGTATCTAAGGGTCCTGTGCCTGGCCGCCGCCGCGCTCGGCGCCATAGCGTGCAACAACGATACTGCGACCGGTCCTGATGCGACCGGTACGCTGGCCGCCGCAAAGGCCGCGCCTGAGCTCACGATAGCCGCGTTCGCCAACGAGAACTACCAGGCAGGCCAGCAGGTTTCCCTCGCGAGCTTCGCGGGGAAGCCCGTTGTCGTCAACTTCTGGTACCCTTCCTGCCCCCCCTGCGCCCTGGAGATGCCGCACTTCAAGAGAACGTACGAAAAGCACAGGGACGATGGCGTTGAGTTCATCGGCGTGCAGCTCGTGGGACTGGACTCGGTGGCGGACGGCCAGAAGTTCGTGGACGACCTGGACCTGCAGTACTCTGTCGGACCGGACGCGAAGGGGGAGATCGTCCGAAGCTACAACGTCGTCACCTTCCCGACCACGGTGTTCCTGGACAGGGACCACAAGATCGTCCGGACGTGGGCCGGCGCGCTGACCGAGGAGAAGCTGGAGGAGCTTGTCGCGCAACTGCTCCAATAA
- a CDS encoding exonuclease SbcCD subunit D, giving the protein MRLLHFSDVHIGVENYGRPDAATGLSTRLLDFLRTFDEVVEHALENRVDLVVFCGDAYKSRDPNQTHQREFAKRIARLAAAGVPVFLVVGNHDMPHIVNRATSLEIFRTLDVPGIYTGDTFATHVVKTASGPLQVISLPWIRRGAFLSREDTQGLSPEEVNKAIEESLTNAVRLKAEALDPSIPAIFAGHVSVSEATTGSEQSMMLGRDHVLLKSAVALPMLDYVALGHIHRHQVLNTDPMVVYSGSLQRVDFGEEKDPKGFCVVDIDPSRPSGRRLADFRFQEVDARRFLTIAVDIPAGASDPMELVLKAIRKQDVSGTVVRVLIKTPAELEGHIKEPEIRAALSGAHYIAAISKESKEQARTRLGAANQKAIDPHDALDLYLKSRNIAEDRRKALMQHAERLMGDTAPEG; this is encoded by the coding sequence ATGCGACTCCTCCACTTCAGCGACGTACATATCGGTGTGGAGAACTACGGCAGGCCGGACGCCGCTACCGGCCTGTCCACCCGGCTGCTCGACTTCCTGCGCACCTTCGATGAAGTCGTTGAACACGCCTTAGAAAACCGTGTCGACCTGGTCGTCTTCTGCGGCGACGCATACAAGAGCCGCGACCCTAACCAGACGCACCAGCGCGAGTTCGCGAAGCGCATCGCCAGGCTGGCCGCGGCGGGCGTGCCGGTGTTTCTCGTCGTCGGCAACCACGATATGCCCCACATCGTCAACCGCGCCACATCGCTGGAAATATTCCGGACCCTCGATGTGCCCGGAATCTACACCGGCGACACTTTCGCCACGCACGTGGTCAAGACAGCCTCCGGGCCGCTGCAGGTAATTTCGCTACCCTGGATACGGCGCGGGGCGTTTCTAAGTAGGGAGGACACCCAGGGGCTGAGCCCCGAGGAGGTCAACAAGGCCATTGAGGAGTCGTTGACCAACGCGGTCCGCCTAAAGGCCGAGGCGCTGGACCCGTCCATACCGGCCATCTTCGCCGGGCACGTCTCTGTAAGCGAGGCGACTACGGGCTCGGAACAGTCAATGATGCTCGGGCGCGACCATGTGCTTCTAAAGAGCGCCGTTGCCCTTCCGATGCTGGACTATGTTGCGCTCGGCCACATACACCGCCACCAGGTCCTGAACACAGACCCGATGGTTGTGTATTCCGGCAGCCTTCAGCGCGTAGACTTCGGCGAGGAAAAGGACCCAAAGGGCTTTTGCGTTGTCGACATTGATCCGTCCAGACCGTCCGGCCGCAGGCTCGCTGACTTCCGGTTCCAAGAGGTGGACGCACGGCGGTTCCTGACGATCGCGGTGGACATCCCAGCGGGCGCTTCCGACCCGATGGAGCTGGTCCTCAAGGCCATCCGGAAGCAAGACGTATCAGGGACAGTTGTGCGCGTGCTCATCAAGACGCCCGCCGAGCTTGAAGGGCACATCAAGGAACCGGAGATACGAGCGGCGCTGTCGGGTGCACACTACATCGCCGCGATTTCGAAGGAATCTAAAGAGCAGGCGCGAACGCGCCTTGGAGCAGCTAACCAGAAGGCGATAGACCCGCATGACGCTCTTGACCTGTACCTGAAGAGTCGGAACATCGCAGAAGACCGGCGCAAAGCCCTGATGCAGCACGCCGAGAGGCTGATGGGTGACACTGCGCCGGAGGGGTAG
- a CDS encoding type II toxin-antitoxin system MqsA family antitoxin gives MLPALWSHYCGQKPACGCYDNQVSIADNYSLHSCTTVLDFPHAKGEEDIIMRCDLCKGNYRAKTISLNRRRGDQRVMIDDVPALVCDRCGDTLLSAKTVKRIEELLEGDAKQVAPLYKFSERLSEAV, from the coding sequence ATGTTGCCTGCTCTATGGAGTCACTACTGCGGGCAGAAACCTGCATGTGGTTGTTACGACAACCAAGTCTCCATTGCGGATAATTACAGTCTACATTCCTGTACCACCGTACTGGATTTCCCCCACGCAAAGGGGGAGGAGGACATCATAATGAGATGCGATTTGTGTAAGGGAAACTACCGGGCGAAGACGATATCGTTGAACCGTCGGCGGGGTGATCAGAGGGTCATGATTGATGATGTGCCCGCCCTGGTCTGTGACAGATGCGGCGACACGCTCCTATCAGCCAAGACTGTCAAGCGAATAGAAGAGTTGCTCGAAGGTGATGCCAAGCAAGTGGCCCCGTTGTACAAGTTCAGCGAGCGACTGTCGGAGGCTGTCTGA
- a CDS encoding DUF4258 domain-containing protein, protein MVSSRSGWGDSSGRPGSIWPVAGGYMSELIRQLASRGEVFLTQHAADEANEEAISVDEVIEVLMTGSVLEDYPDHIRGACCLLYGVTTAGRNLHVVVTTTKSPLRIITVYIPVPPYWISPTQRGRRTS, encoded by the coding sequence TTGGTGAGCTCAAGAAGCGGCTGGGGGGATAGTTCCGGCAGACCGGGGTCTATTTGGCCCGTTGCAGGTGGCTACATGTCAGAATTGATCAGGCAACTGGCTTCTCGTGGTGAAGTCTTCTTGACTCAGCACGCTGCGGACGAGGCTAACGAGGAGGCTATTTCGGTCGACGAAGTCATCGAAGTACTGATGACAGGTTCAGTCCTTGAAGACTATCCTGATCATATTCGAGGGGCATGTTGCCTGCTCTATGGAGTCACTACTGCGGGCAGAAACCTGCATGTGGTTGTTACGACAACCAAGTCTCCATTGCGGATAATTACAGTCTACATTCCTGTACCACCGTACTGGATTTCCCCCACGCAAAGGGGGAGGAGGACATCATAA
- a CDS encoding glycine--tRNA ligase, whose amino-acid sequence MTQTKPSIDLSSLMSLCKRRGFIFQSSEIYGGLASTWDYGPLGVELKRNIKDLWWRKNVWERDDMVGLDAAILMHPQVWVTSGHVANFNDPLTECKSCNARIRPDHIKVIKVVSSEGQELGLVSYNGAMAITESKELRERADAVAKAAGQKFGKYEETGTAADFPIAQVPCPQCGAKAGNLTEPRLFNLMFDTYLGPVKAEDKKVFLRPETAQGIFVNFNNVLTATRKKLPFGIAQVGKAFRNEITTGNFIFRTREFEQMEIEYFVKPQQGESAYLEWVEDCLNWYCNLGVKRENLRIRPHDPEELSHYSTGTSDIEYMFPWGWGELSGVASRTDFDLKAHSNATGQTMTYFDEETKEHITPYVIEPSMGVERALMVFLLDAYNEEEMPAGGGKSETRIVLRLHPALAPVKVAVLPLSRNEKLAPLSSDVFNIVRRSGINGMVQFDDSQSIGRRYRRQDEIGTPLCVTVDFDSLEDKSVTIRERDSMQQVRVKTDDLVGELKKRLGG is encoded by the coding sequence ATGACCCAGACCAAGCCGTCCATCGACCTGAGCAGCCTGATGTCGCTCTGCAAGCGCAGGGGGTTTATCTTCCAGAGCAGCGAGATTTACGGCGGCCTTGCCAGCACGTGGGACTACGGTCCCCTGGGCGTGGAGCTCAAGCGCAACATCAAGGACCTGTGGTGGCGCAAGAACGTCTGGGAGCGCGACGACATGGTGGGCCTGGACGCGGCGATCCTTATGCACCCGCAGGTATGGGTGACGAGCGGGCATGTGGCCAACTTCAACGACCCGTTGACGGAGTGCAAGTCCTGCAACGCGCGTATCCGGCCGGACCACATCAAAGTCATTAAGGTTGTGTCTTCGGAAGGCCAGGAGCTTGGCCTCGTTTCCTACAACGGGGCAATGGCGATCACGGAGAGCAAGGAGCTCAGGGAGCGGGCCGATGCAGTTGCGAAGGCCGCGGGCCAGAAATTCGGCAAATACGAGGAGACCGGCACGGCTGCCGATTTCCCCATTGCTCAGGTCCCGTGTCCACAGTGCGGGGCGAAGGCCGGCAACCTCACTGAGCCGCGACTGTTCAACCTGATGTTCGACACATATCTCGGGCCAGTTAAGGCCGAGGACAAGAAGGTGTTCCTCCGTCCCGAAACGGCACAGGGCATCTTCGTGAACTTCAACAACGTGCTCACTGCCACCCGGAAGAAACTTCCGTTCGGCATAGCGCAGGTCGGCAAGGCCTTTCGCAACGAAATCACGACGGGAAATTTCATTTTCCGCACCCGCGAGTTCGAGCAGATGGAGATCGAGTACTTCGTCAAGCCGCAGCAAGGGGAGTCAGCCTACCTGGAATGGGTTGAGGATTGCCTTAACTGGTACTGCAACCTGGGAGTCAAGCGGGAGAATCTACGCATCAGGCCGCATGACCCCGAAGAGCTGTCTCACTACTCCACGGGTACTTCCGATATTGAGTACATGTTCCCATGGGGTTGGGGCGAGCTTTCGGGCGTGGCGAGCCGGACGGACTTCGACTTGAAGGCCCACTCCAACGCCACCGGGCAGACGATGACTTACTTCGACGAGGAGACAAAGGAGCACATCACTCCGTACGTGATAGAGCCGTCGATGGGCGTGGAGCGCGCGCTCATGGTATTTCTCCTCGACGCCTACAACGAGGAAGAGATGCCGGCGGGCGGCGGCAAGTCCGAGACTCGCATCGTTCTCAGGCTCCACCCTGCCCTGGCGCCCGTCAAGGTTGCCGTGCTGCCGCTCAGCCGCAACGAAAAGCTGGCCCCGCTATCGAGCGATGTCTTCAACATAGTGCGCCGCTCCGGCATAAACGGCATGGTGCAGTTCGACGACTCCCAGAGCATCGGCCGCCGCTACCGTCGCCAGGACGAGATCGGAACGCCACTGTGCGTAACGGTGGACTTCGACTCGCTTGAAGACAAGTCGGTCACAATCCGCGAGCGCGACTCCATGCAGCAGGTGCGTGTGAAGACAGACGACCTGGTTGGTGAGCTCAAGAAGCGGCTGGGGGGATAG
- a CDS encoding haloacid dehalogenase — MTELKDRLTAIADTSRASFLATHEAREVALKLSREIIRNSANSIRATHRGEFAQARAMLAEVGNIAAEVHAKVDPLPRVFYAGFVEDALKEYAEARATLAFAEGSELPSPEDIGVEAGPYLNGLAEAAGELRRFILDSLRKDDFSRCEELLDTMDEIYTILVSMDFPEGVTNGLRRTTDQTRGILERTRGDLTMALRQQRLESKLAEFQGKVP; from the coding sequence ATGACGGAATTGAAGGACCGCCTCACCGCAATCGCAGACACGTCCCGGGCAAGCTTTCTCGCCACACACGAGGCCCGAGAGGTTGCGCTCAAGCTCTCGCGAGAGATCATTCGCAATTCGGCCAACTCTATCCGGGCCACTCACCGCGGCGAATTCGCCCAGGCACGGGCGATGCTGGCCGAGGTGGGGAATATCGCGGCCGAGGTGCATGCGAAGGTTGACCCCCTGCCTCGAGTCTTCTACGCCGGATTCGTCGAGGATGCTCTCAAGGAGTACGCCGAGGCCCGGGCAACGCTCGCATTCGCCGAGGGCAGCGAGCTGCCCTCGCCGGAGGACATTGGCGTGGAGGCCGGGCCGTACCTGAATGGCCTGGCAGAGGCGGCGGGCGAGCTCCGCAGGTTCATCCTGGATTCCTTGCGCAAGGACGACTTCTCCCGTTGCGAAGAGCTCCTGGACACAATGGACGAGATATACACCATCCTGGTCTCAATGGACTTCCCTGAGGGCGTCACGAACGGGCTCCGCCGCACGACGGACCAGACGCGCGGCATCCTTGAGCGCACGCGCGGCGACCTCACGATGGCCCTCCGCCAGCAGCGGCTTGAGTCCAAGCTGGCCGAGTTCCAGGGCAAGGTCCCGTAA
- the thiE gene encoding thiamine phosphate synthase produces MNPFLAAHLSSLIANIRYLEAFVTAPLGLYSDIRMLRESVPSPEAAELSLAAQQEQRLMYRSLSSDPASLALRAVRHSQESLGIFEKSRESPLNADWTSRARKVLTRAEQKVGGDIRAKTAARLTGLYVIVDPEASKGRPVQDVAQAALSGGASVLQLRDKRGDVGAVLTMARALKAMCDSRSALFIMNDDAAIAYAAESHGLHVGQADLPLIEARKVLSPWQILGRSNNSMDEVAASISAGVDYLAVGAIYATSTGGKGGRPVVGLDLVRKAKDVASQPVVAIGGINRANVAEVVKAGADSVCVISAVTGADNPEAAARELVDAIASDRK; encoded by the coding sequence ATGAACCCATTTCTTGCAGCGCACCTGAGCTCCCTCATCGCAAACATCCGGTACCTGGAGGCATTCGTCACCGCGCCGCTTGGCCTATACTCGGACATCCGCATGCTTCGTGAGTCGGTCCCATCCCCGGAGGCCGCCGAGCTCTCCCTGGCGGCCCAACAGGAGCAGCGGCTGATGTACCGCAGCCTGTCATCGGACCCGGCGTCGCTGGCGCTGAGGGCCGTCAGGCACTCCCAGGAATCGCTGGGGATATTTGAGAAGTCCAGGGAGAGCCCTCTGAATGCCGACTGGACGTCCCGCGCGCGCAAGGTGCTGACGAGGGCGGAGCAAAAGGTCGGCGGCGATATCAGGGCGAAGACGGCGGCCAGGTTGACTGGGCTCTATGTGATCGTGGACCCTGAAGCTTCGAAGGGTCGACCGGTGCAGGACGTGGCCCAGGCGGCGCTGAGCGGTGGCGCGAGCGTGCTGCAGCTCCGGGACAAGCGCGGCGACGTCGGGGCCGTGCTAACCATGGCCAGGGCGCTGAAGGCGATGTGCGACTCCAGGTCAGCCCTGTTCATCATGAACGACGACGCCGCAATTGCATATGCCGCCGAGTCGCACGGCCTCCACGTTGGACAGGCAGATCTCCCGCTGATTGAGGCCCGGAAGGTCCTTTCGCCATGGCAGATCCTTGGCCGTTCTAATAACTCCATGGATGAAGTCGCAGCTTCGATCTCGGCTGGCGTGGACTATCTCGCGGTGGGCGCGATCTATGCCACCTCCACTGGGGGGAAGGGAGGCAGGCCCGTCGTCGGCCTGGACCTGGTGCGTAAGGCGAAGGATGTGGCGTCGCAGCCGGTGGTGGCCATCGGCGGGATTAATCGTGCCAACGTCGCGGAAGTCGTGAAGGCGGGCGCGGACTCCGTCTGCGTCATCAGCGCGGTCACCGGCGCCGATAACCCGGAAGCGGCGGCCAGGGAGCTCGTGGATGCCATCGCATCGGACCGCAAGTAA
- a CDS encoding YraN family protein, with protein sequence MTNRRQETGKRGEEAARKFLERRGYRVLETNYRTRFGEIDIVGEKNGAVAFLEVRTRAVNSPYGSPEESLTSHKRSHMVLAAQLYLQHKRMEDRDWRIDLVAVEIGAGGRIARMSLVENAIEL encoded by the coding sequence ATGACCAACCGCAGGCAGGAAACTGGTAAGCGCGGTGAGGAGGCGGCGCGCAAGTTCCTGGAGCGGCGTGGGTACCGGGTGCTGGAGACGAACTACCGCACCCGCTTCGGCGAGATAGACATCGTAGGCGAGAAGAACGGCGCGGTCGCCTTTCTTGAGGTCCGTACGCGCGCCGTTAACTCTCCCTACGGCTCACCGGAGGAGTCGCTCACCAGCCACAAGCGCTCCCACATGGTGCTCGCAGCGCAGCTTTACTTGCAGCACAAGCGCATGGAAGACCGTGACTGGCGCATCGACCTGGTCGCCGTGGAGATCGGCGCGGGCGGAAGAATTGCCCGGATGAGCCTGGTTGAGAACGCCATAGAGCTGTAG
- a CDS encoding ribonuclease HII, with protein MAATRVTAEAMVPTYSEEAALLADGYSLIAGLDEAGRGPLAGPVVAGVVILPPDPRGKWVEWVKDSKQLTAAQRERVLPYILEHALGAAPGVATADEIDAIGIAPATRLAMMRALNSLAFMPQYLLLDAFPLPDAALPQKPIIHGDALCLSIAAASIVAKVARDRLMHEQHDIFPEYGFAQHKGYGTGDHLRHLERLGPCAIHRYSFAPIRTWGYQRTVIRVPSPSMVARPSMADGQPGKKGP; from the coding sequence ATGGCAGCAACCCGCGTTACAGCCGAGGCGATGGTCCCCACGTACAGCGAGGAAGCTGCGCTGCTTGCGGACGGCTATTCACTGATCGCCGGGCTTGACGAGGCCGGGCGAGGCCCGCTGGCCGGACCGGTTGTTGCTGGCGTTGTCATACTGCCGCCTGACCCAAGGGGTAAGTGGGTAGAGTGGGTGAAGGACAGCAAGCAGCTAACTGCAGCGCAGCGGGAGCGGGTACTACCGTACATCCTGGAGCACGCGCTTGGCGCGGCGCCGGGGGTGGCGACGGCCGATGAGATCGACGCCATCGGCATCGCCCCGGCCACGCGGCTGGCGATGATGCGGGCGCTCAATTCTCTCGCGTTCATGCCCCAGTACCTGCTCCTCGACGCTTTCCCACTGCCTGACGCAGCCCTGCCTCAGAAGCCGATCATTCACGGTGATGCGTTGTGCCTGTCCATAGCCGCGGCCTCCATTGTGGCCAAGGTCGCCCGCGACAGGCTCATGCACGAGCAGCACGACATTTTCCCGGAGTACGGCTTTGCCCAGCACAAGGGGTACGGCACCGGCGACCACCTGCGCCACCTCGAGCGCCTTGGGCCGTGCGCTATACACCGCTATTCCTTTGCGCCGATCAGGACGTGGGGTTACCAGAGGACCGTTATACGAGTTCCCTCTCCATCTATGGTCGCGCGGCCATCGATGGCGGACGGCCAGCCGGGGAAGAAAGGCCCATGA
- the mnmA gene encoding tRNA 2-thiouridine(34) synthase MnmA yields MGKKRVIVAMSGGVDSSVAALLLHRQGYEVIGVTMRLWTVERSDVPEHSKRCCSVEDVDDARRVCQVIGVPHYVQNFEREFKEHVVDYFVREYDRGRTPHPCLACNDKIKFDFLLRRAMFLDADYIATGHYARIRREGDRFHLLKAADPKKDQSYVLFTLTQNELGRLLFPIGEYPKEEIRALAAEAGLATADKPDSQEICFIPDGDYKKFVGGMSTPRPGDFVGVNGEKLGQHPGVQFFTVGQRRGLGINTGGKSMFVIKIDAVDNKVVLGGEDNLLRTDLFASRTNFPSGLPQGVPVTVTAKIRYKASESPATLVSRGDWAEVRFDEPQRAITPGQAVVFYQGEELVGGGIIEVDRPATVHDESKTAGIAR; encoded by the coding sequence ATGGGAAAGAAGCGTGTAATTGTCGCAATGAGCGGCGGGGTCGACTCTTCCGTTGCCGCTCTACTACTCCACCGCCAGGGCTACGAGGTGATCGGCGTCACGATGCGCCTGTGGACGGTGGAACGCTCCGACGTGCCCGAGCACAGCAAGCGCTGCTGCTCGGTGGAGGACGTGGACGACGCCCGCCGGGTCTGCCAGGTGATCGGCGTGCCGCACTACGTCCAGAACTTCGAGCGGGAGTTCAAGGAGCACGTAGTTGACTACTTCGTGCGAGAGTACGACCGCGGCAGGACGCCTCACCCATGCCTGGCGTGCAACGACAAGATCAAGTTCGACTTTCTCCTGCGCCGCGCCATGTTCCTGGACGCGGACTACATCGCCACCGGCCACTATGCGCGCATCCGGCGTGAAGGCGACCGCTTCCACCTGCTGAAGGCAGCGGACCCGAAGAAGGACCAGTCTTACGTCCTCTTCACCCTGACACAGAATGAGCTAGGCCGCCTTCTGTTCCCCATCGGTGAATACCCGAAGGAGGAGATCCGGGCGCTTGCGGCGGAAGCCGGCCTGGCCACGGCGGACAAGCCGGACAGCCAGGAGATATGCTTCATACCGGACGGCGACTACAAGAAGTTTGTCGGCGGGATGAGCACGCCCAGGCCGGGCGACTTCGTGGGCGTGAACGGCGAGAAGCTGGGGCAGCACCCGGGGGTGCAGTTCTTCACCGTGGGCCAGAGGCGCGGCCTGGGCATAAATACGGGCGGCAAGTCGATGTTTGTCATCAAGATTGACGCCGTTGATAACAAGGTTGTGCTTGGGGGGGAAGACAATCTCCTCCGCACCGACCTTTTCGCCTCCCGGACGAACTTCCCTTCCGGCCTGCCGCAGGGCGTCCCAGTAACGGTGACGGCGAAGATCCGGTACAAGGCCTCAGAGTCGCCCGCCACCCTGGTCTCACGCGGCGATTGGGCGGAGGTCCGCTTCGATGAGCCGCAGCGCGCCATCACGCCCGGCCAGGCAGTTGTCTTTTACCAGGGCGAGGAGCTCGTAGGCGGCGGCATCATTGAAGTTGACAGGCCCGCCACTGTTCACGACGAGTCCAAGACCGCTGGAATCGCTCGCTAA
- a CDS encoding DegV family protein, whose product MVESTTVAIPARGWRLPTGRPYKVAIVTDSSASLPPDAGRLGPLFVAPLQLVLDGRTYLDGVDMTPAEFYRRQSAFGGTTTTSAPTPNSFQQAFTRALEVADSVLCLTVSPNFSATHAAAIAGLQAAADGMEHPLPISIVDTESAAGGEGLVVTAALRAAAAGAGLEEVTFVARNVTGRVHLVAYLDTLYYVWKSGRVPVVAHWGTSVLQIKPIFEMRRGAVKSLARVRSARGAAEKLLDLVRKRIEGPLHATVMHANAPEMALSVTEVLRSSFEVRELYVSEFSPVMGSHTGPGLVGIAYWCEERQ is encoded by the coding sequence ATGGTAGAATCCACCACTGTTGCAATCCCCGCCCGAGGTTGGCGTTTGCCTACCGGCAGACCATATAAAGTAGCGATCGTGACCGATAGCTCCGCTTCACTGCCGCCAGATGCCGGCCGGCTCGGCCCTCTTTTCGTCGCTCCGTTGCAGCTAGTGCTGGACGGTCGGACGTACCTGGACGGCGTGGACATGACTCCGGCGGAATTCTACCGGCGACAGAGCGCTTTCGGCGGCACAACCACTACCTCGGCGCCCACCCCGAATAGTTTCCAACAGGCCTTCACCCGCGCCCTGGAGGTTGCGGACTCCGTTCTTTGCCTCACCGTTTCACCAAACTTCAGCGCTACGCACGCTGCAGCGATCGCAGGGCTTCAGGCCGCCGCGGATGGGATGGAACACCCACTACCCATCTCGATCGTCGATACTGAGAGCGCGGCCGGCGGTGAAGGACTTGTGGTAACCGCAGCCCTCCGGGCGGCGGCGGCGGGGGCCGGGCTGGAGGAGGTGACCTTCGTGGCAAGGAACGTGACAGGTCGCGTCCATCTAGTCGCGTATCTGGATACGCTGTACTATGTCTGGAAGAGCGGTCGCGTTCCGGTTGTGGCCCACTGGGGTACGTCTGTGCTCCAGATCAAGCCGATTTTTGAAATGAGGCGTGGCGCAGTAAAGAGCCTGGCGAGAGTGCGTTCGGCCAGGGGGGCAGCAGAAAAACTCCTGGACCTTGTGCGCAAGCGCATAGAGGGTCCCCTCCACGCCACTGTGATGCACGCGAACGCGCCTGAGATGGCCCTCTCGGTCACCGAAGTGCTACGCAGCAGCTTCGAAGTCAGGGAGTTGTATGTCAGCGAGTTTTCGCCCGTGATGGGCAGCCACACTGGGCCGGGCCTCGTGGGAATAGCCTATTGGTGCGAAGAGCGGCAGTAG
- a CDS encoding PadR family transcriptional regulator yields MYRRELLKGSTETLILSLLSENPMYGYQLVKEMERRSMGYFRLKEGTLYPALHRIERDGVIEGRWELSENGQSRRYYHVTRQGLDRLADLRSEWHDFIHAVSLIADHVRPLPRAVAV; encoded by the coding sequence CTGTACAGGAGGGAGCTGCTCAAGGGCAGCACCGAGACTCTGATCCTGTCCCTGCTTTCAGAAAACCCCATGTACGGCTACCAGCTTGTCAAGGAGATGGAGCGACGCAGCATGGGCTACTTCCGGCTCAAGGAAGGCACCCTCTATCCGGCACTTCACCGTATCGAGCGCGATGGCGTTATCGAAGGCCGCTGGGAGCTCTCCGAGAATGGCCAGAGCCGACGCTACTACCATGTGACGCGCCAGGGTCTCGACCGTCTTGCGGACCTGCGCAGCGAATGGCATGATTTCATCCACGCTGTCAGCCTCATAGCAGACCACGTAAGGCCCCTGCCCCGAGCTGTGGCCGTTTAG